The following are encoded together in the Hoplias malabaricus isolate fHopMal1 chromosome 3, fHopMal1.hap1, whole genome shotgun sequence genome:
- the arhgef25b gene encoding rho guanine nucleotide exchange factor 25, with protein sequence MEEHRALGGCGCTNLFQKVLTTCECYSIRDEESFSGLTPDFSTGSVSPDDHYSVPHGDHLPAAPRTQTPASPQRSVKALRQWLKIPFCRLSLGQGGKDQRSGVRNNPDQRDYPFIPLSHSCSTVSTIQESNWQPPTDRPAEPTRVLEITAVENSLYSSVVTELTQNLHSYHLLPGEGSSSVAQEQFSASVDLSDSEEERRNALEKSIYVLSELVETEKLYVEDLGLIVEGYMATMSKSGVPDYLKGKDKIVFGNVHQIYDWHKNYFLGELKKCLSNPEQLGQLFIKHERRLHMYVVYCQNKPMSECIVSEYIDTYFEDLRQQLGHRLQLNDLLIKPVQRIMKYQLLLKDFLKYYIKTGKYTEDLERAVEVMCFVPKRCNDMMNVGRLQGFDGKLTAQGKLLQQDTFTITEEETGVLPRPRQRKVFLFEQLVVLSEPVDRKKEYSLPEYIYKNSIKVSCLGIEDRSPDDPCQLVLTSRGVNGSVQRFVLQAPSPETRLSWANDIIQILETQRNFLNALQSPIEYQKRESKSLSLGRGMRSSASVNSTHGSYSSASSNNHRHSCLRSCNSSLPAMVLSKQ encoded by the exons AGTCCTTCTCAGGCCTAACTCCTGACTTCTCCACGGGCTCTGTATCCCCTGATGACCACTATTCTGTCCCCCATGGTGACCACTTGCCGGCAGCCCCTAGGACCCAAACCCCCGCCTCTCCCCAGCGCTCAGTAAAAGCTCTGAGGCAGTGGCTGAAAATTCCATTCTGTAGGCTCAGCCTGGGACAAGGAGGCAAAGACCAGAGGTCAGGAGTCAGAAATAACCCAGATCAACGGGATTACCCATTTATACCACTCTCACATAGCTGCAGTACAGTGAGCACCATACAGGAGTCCAACTGGCAGCCTCCCACAGACAGACCAGCG GAACCAACCAGGGTTTTAGAGATCACAGCAGTTGAAAATTCACTTTACTCCAGTGTTGTAACTGAGCTCACACAG AACCTTCATTCTTACCACTTGCTCCCTGGTGAAGGCAGTTCTTCTGTGGCTCAGGAGCAATTTAGTGCATCAGTGGACCTCAGCGACagtgaagaggagagaagaaatGCCTTAGAAAAAAGCAT atatgTGCTGTCAGAGCTGGTAGAGACAGAGAAACTCTATGTGGAAGATCTAGGCCTTATAGTTGAG GGCTACATGGCTACTATGAGTAAAAGTGGAGTTCCAGACTATTTGAAAGGGAAGGATAAAAtagtgtttggaaatgttcatCAAATCTACGACTGGCATAAAAA TTACTTCCTTGGTGAGTTGAAAAAGTGCTTGTCTAATCCAGAGCAGCTGGGACAGCTCTTCATCAAacat GAGCGGCGTCTACACATGTATGTTGTTTACTGTCAGAACAAGCCCATGTCAGAGTGCATTGTCTCCGAGTACATAGACACCTATTTTGAG gATTTAAGGCAGCAGTTGGGCCACAGGCTGCAGCTGAATGACCTACTAATTAAACCTGTTCAGAGGATCATGAAGTACCAGCTTCTGCTCAAG GATTTCCTAAAGTACTATATTAAAACTGGGAAATACACAGAAGACTTAGAG AGAGCAGTAGAAGTGATGTGTTTTGTCCCAAAGCGCTGtaatgatatgatgaatgttgGAAGGCTGCAAGGTTTTGat GGGAAGCTAACAGCTCAAGGGAAACTGCTTCAGCAAGACACTTTCACAATCACCGAAGAGGAAACAGGTGTCCTGCCCCGGCCCAGACAGAGAAAGGTCTTCCTCTTCGAGCAGCTGGTTGTCCTCAGTGAGCCAGTCGACCGCAAGAAAGAGTATTCTCTGCCAGAATACATCTACAAGAACAGCATCAAG GTGAGCTGTTTGGGTATAGAGGACCGAAGTCCTGATGACCCATGTCAGTTGGTTCTGACCTCTCGTGGGGTCAATGGAAGTGTCCAGCGGTTTGTTCTTCAAGCACCATCCCCAGAAACCAGACTTTCTTGGGCCAATGACATCATTCAGATTCTGGAAACTCAGCGGAATTTCCTCAATG CCCTACAGTCCCCTATCGAGTATCAGAAGCGTGAGAGTAAGTCCCTCAGTCTGGGCAGAGGCATGAGGTCATCAGCTTCAGTCAATTCTACACATGGATCATATAGCTCCGCCTCAAGCAACAACCACAGACATTCATGCCTGCGCTCCTGCAACTCCTCTTTGCCTGCCATGGTTCTGTCCAAACAATAG